The Spinacia oleracea cultivar Varoflay chromosome 2, BTI_SOV_V1, whole genome shotgun sequence DNA segment CCCCACCTCAGGTCGGCATAacgacatccaccatggtgACGGCCCCCGCCTCCGTTCCGGTGTCTCGTCCGTTGCCTCCCCCAATGGTGACCATGTCAATACCTCTACCTGTTACGCTTCCGGCGCAAGGATCAACGCCAGCGATTCAAATGCCATGGGATcaactcttctctcagcaagtcgtccaacctgTTGTCAACCTGGTCACTTCGGCGCCAGGAGCACCTCCCCAGTTGATGACGGTTCCTTTAGCTAGCCAGGCACCGCAAGCAGCGTTTCCCAATGCTCAAATGCGCCCCGACTCCTCTCGAAACTACTCTCCATATactcctcttaacaggtcagtcgctccggttagtcacggtttcgtaactccttttccttatgttgcaggtacccacgcTACACAAGGAACGCCCCCTTACATGCAACAAGTGGTGCCGCAGTTCACTCCCCACCAACCTCATGGCGTATACCCACAGAGTACCTATTATCCACATCTCCAAGCCAGCCTTCCCGAAACATTTAGCCCCCTTGTCCCGGTGTTCAACAGCATCTGTGAGAACACCAATCACCAACTCTAACAAATCATGACTATGATAAATAAAATCCCTGGTgtaccaacaccaatcaaagaagctagcctagacagttatgccgactcccCATATGCTGATCCCATTGATGCAATAGACATCCCAAAACGATTTAGCCCACCAAACATGCCCATGTACGACGGGACGACCGACCCAAGAGAATATATCTTGACCTACAAACAACGAATGATGACCATTCCAGTTCCCAAACACATGAGAGAAGCCAGCCTTTGCAAGGGGTTCGGTTCGACATTGGTTGGGCCCGCCTTGAAATGGTTGACCAGCCTGCCAAATGGGTGCATTACCTCTTTTGCTcacctcgacaacatgttcaaccaGCAGTTCGCTAGCAGCAGGTGTCTAGAGAAGAAGACAAGCGACTTATACCGAGTAATCCAACGTCCTAACGAACCCCTGAAGGATTATATAGCCCGGTTCATCAGGAAGAAGGTGACTGTTCCTGAATGTGATGTCCCGACAGCCATCGAAGCGTTCAGGCAGGGATTGTATGGCGAAACCGACCTCTGGAGGGATTTgatcaaatacccctgcaagacgttcgaagatgcgcaagccaaagcaatggcccaagttaggttggaagaaactctcCATTCTCGGAAAGGGGGTAATGACTACTCAAAGGCGGAAAGACGGTTGCCCTATCCCAAGAGGAGCAACGACCGCCCTGCTCCTTATTCCCGGCCTCAACATGTAGCAGTGGTGGAGGAAGACGACGAATCCGACTGGAAGAACAGCCCGGAtctgcctccaaaaattaatgaatattctttctgtgttgacactgtaggtctgatgaaccacctctcgaagatggggaaagcagtgcaatggccgccgaattccagcaaacccgagtcgaagaaggatcccgctaaatggtgtgatttccatgccgacatcggtcacacAACCAACGACTGCATCGCGTTGAGGAGAGAAGTAGCCTACCTGCTGAAAAAtggttacctcaaggacgtcatatcagataaagctcgtggcgttgtcaacaaagacaactctaactctccatctcgacctcctccacctccccctcatactaaaactgtgaatttcattgctggaggttctgacatttgtggtttaacttattctgcagcgaagagaCACGCCCGAGAAAATGAGATAGACAGACCAGTCCGAGCTGTAGCCGCCAAATAcctaacccctatatcttttgatgaatctgatgcaggggacatctcggacAAACATCACGACGGCTTGGTGATATCTATTCCTGTCGGAAACTGCATAATCAAACGAGTCCTTGTCGACAATGGTAGCTCAACTAACGTGATGATGCTCGACGCCCTCAAGGAGATGGGGCTCAACCCCGACACAGATGTCGTCAAAAAATCTACCGTGCTAATAGGGTTCAGTGGCGAAGCAAAAACCACCTTCGGAGAAGTTACCCTACCCGTTTACGTACAAggaatcaaccaacaggtaaagttctgtgttattgattgcccttcatcttacaacattattttgggcaggccctggattcacgacatgaaggccatcccttcgacatatcaccaaaccatcaaattcccgactcgatggggggttcaagaaatcaaaggagatcAGCAAGAGTCCAAAGAGTGCTATAAGGCGGCCCTAAAGCCATCGGCCACAAAtaaatcctcattatagcaatTACAGTCCTATTCTGAAC contains these protein-coding regions:
- the LOC130467263 gene encoding uncharacterized protein; amino-acid sequence: MEQRINILQKENEALHSQVRYTASIATGSRFQYRRDTSGLNRRLDLDAAPDHPLHVPFGEPGGPVLQQIREFDPLPNQPRSNPSWLPPPPTQPSFAGTSTTVVTTTAARVTPPQVGITTSTMVTAPASVPVSRPLPPPMVTMSIPLPVTLPAQGSTPAIQMPWDQLFSQQVVQPVVNLVTSAPGAPPQLMTVPLASQAPQAAFPNAQMRPDSSRNYSPYTPLNRYPRYTRNAPLHATSGAAVHSPPTSWRIPTEYLLSTSPSQPSRNI